The following proteins are encoded in a genomic region of Triticum dicoccoides isolate Atlit2015 ecotype Zavitan chromosome 1B, WEW_v2.0, whole genome shotgun sequence:
- the LOC119328962 gene encoding NADP-dependent malic enzyme, chloroplastic-like isoform X2 has translation MAGGGVEDVYGEDRATEEQLITPWSFSVASGHQLLRDPRHNKGLAFSEAERDAHYLRGLLPPAIVSQEHQEKKIMHNLRSYTVPLHRYVAMMDLQERNERLFYKLLIDNVEELLPVVYTPVVGEACQKYGSIYRRPQGLYISLKDKGKVLEVLKNWPERSIQVIVVTDGERILGLGDLGCQGMGIPVGKLSLYTALGGVRPSACLPITIDVGTNNETLLNDEYYIGLRQRRATGEEYHELLQEFMNAVKQNYGEKVLVQFEDFANHNAFDLLAKYSKSHLVFNDDIQGTASVVLAGLLAALRMIGGGLVDQTYLFLGAGEAGTGIAELIALEMSKHTELPVDDCRKKIWLVDSKGLLVESRKESLQHFKKPFAHEHEELKTLLEAVQSIKPTVLIGTSGVGKTFTQEVIEAMASFNEKPVIFSLSNPTSHSECTAEEAYTWSKGTAVFASGSPFDPVEYEGKTFVPGQSNNAYVFPGFGLGVVISGAIRVHDDMLLAASEALAEEATQENFDKGLIFPPFTNIRKISASIAAKVAAKAYDLGLASRLPRPDDLVKYAESCMYTPLYRSYR, from the exons TGGGCACCAGCTTCTGAGGGACCCCCGGCACAACAAGGGGCTGGCCTTCTCCGAGGCGGAGCGCGACGCGCACTACCTCCGGGGCCTGCTTCCCCCGGCCATCGTCTCCCAGGAGCACCAGGAGAAGAAGATCATGCACAACCTCCGCAGTTACACCGTCCCCCTGCACCGCTACGTCGCCATGATGGACCTCCAGGAGAGGAACGAGAGGCTCTTCTACAAGCTCCTCATCGACAACGTCGAGGAGCTGCTCCCCGTCGTCTACACGCCCGTCGTCGGCGAGGCCTGCCAGAAGTACGGCAGCATCTACCGCCGCCCGCAGGGGCTCTACATCAGCCTCAAGGACAA GGGCAAGGTGCTCGAGGTGCTCAAGAACTGGCCTGAGAGGAGCATCCAGGTCATCGTCGTCACCGACGGCGAGCGCATTTTGGGGCTCGGAGATCTGGGTTGCCAG GGTATGGGGATTCCGGTTGGCAAACTGTCTCTGTACACCGCCCTCGGAGGAGTTCGCCCATCAGCT TGCCTGCCAATTACGATCGATGTTGGCACCAACAATGAGACATTGCTGAACGACGAGTACTACATCGGGCTCCGTCAACGGCGTGCTACCGGCGAG GAATACCATGAGCTTCTTCAAGAGTTCATGAATGCAGTGAAGCAGAACTACGGCGAGAAAGTCCTGGTCCAGTTTGAGGACTTTGCCAACCACAATGCATTCGATTTGCTCGCAAAGTACAGCAAGAGCCATCTCGTCTTCAACGATGATATTCAG GGCACAGCATCAGTGGTCCTCGCAGGCCTCTTGGCGGCCCTGAGGATGATCGGTGGAGGCCTTGTGGATCAGACTTACCTCTTCCTTGGTGCTGGAGAGGCTGGAACTGGCATTGCAGAACTCATTGCTCTTGAGATGTCGAAACAC ACTGAACTCCCGGTGGACGACTGCCGCAAGAAGATCTGGCTGGTGGACTCCAAG GGTCTGCTTGTCGAGTCTAGAAAAGAGTCTCTGCAGCACTTCAAGAAGCCGTTCGCTCATGAGCACGAAGAACTCAAGACCCTGCTGGAGGCCGTCCAGTCCATCAAGCCAACCGTGCTGATCGGAACCTCCGGCGTCGGGAAGACCTTCACCCAGGAAGTGATCGAGGCCATGGCCTCCTTCAACGAG AAACCCGTCATCTTCTCGCTGTCGAACCCGACGTCCCACTCGGAGTGCACGGCCGAGGAGGCCTACACCTGGAGCAAGGGCACGGCGGTGTTCGCGAGCGGCAGCCCGTTCGACCCCGTGGAGTACgaggggaagacgttcgtgcccggGCAGTCCAACAACGCCTACGTGTTCCCCGGCTTCGGCCTCGGCGTCGTCATCTCCGGCGCCATCCGCGTCCACGACGACATGCTCCTCGCCGCCT CGGAGGCGCTGGCGGAGGAGGCGACCCAGGAGAACTTCGACAAGGGGCTCATCTTCCCGCCCTTCACCAACATCCGCAAGATCTCGGCCAGCATCGCCGCCAAGGTGGCCGCCAAGGCCTACGACCTGGGCCTGGCCAGCCGGCTGCCGCGGCCCGACGACCTGGTCAAGTACGCCGAGAGCTGCATGTACACCCCGCTCTACCGCAGCTACAGGTGA
- the LOC119328962 gene encoding NADP-dependent malic enzyme, chloroplastic-like isoform X1 — translation MAQCELNSATGPGRAATLDQDPRTEATSPCPANGASDVNAQSGHQLLRDPRHNKGLAFSEAERDAHYLRGLLPPAIVSQEHQEKKIMHNLRSYTVPLHRYVAMMDLQERNERLFYKLLIDNVEELLPVVYTPVVGEACQKYGSIYRRPQGLYISLKDKGKVLEVLKNWPERSIQVIVVTDGERILGLGDLGCQGMGIPVGKLSLYTALGGVRPSACLPITIDVGTNNETLLNDEYYIGLRQRRATGEEYHELLQEFMNAVKQNYGEKVLVQFEDFANHNAFDLLAKYSKSHLVFNDDIQGTASVVLAGLLAALRMIGGGLVDQTYLFLGAGEAGTGIAELIALEMSKHTELPVDDCRKKIWLVDSKGLLVESRKESLQHFKKPFAHEHEELKTLLEAVQSIKPTVLIGTSGVGKTFTQEVIEAMASFNEKPVIFSLSNPTSHSECTAEEAYTWSKGTAVFASGSPFDPVEYEGKTFVPGQSNNAYVFPGFGLGVVISGAIRVHDDMLLAASEALAEEATQENFDKGLIFPPFTNIRKISASIAAKVAAKAYDLGLASRLPRPDDLVKYAESCMYTPLYRSYR, via the exons TGGGCACCAGCTTCTGAGGGACCCCCGGCACAACAAGGGGCTGGCCTTCTCCGAGGCGGAGCGCGACGCGCACTACCTCCGGGGCCTGCTTCCCCCGGCCATCGTCTCCCAGGAGCACCAGGAGAAGAAGATCATGCACAACCTCCGCAGTTACACCGTCCCCCTGCACCGCTACGTCGCCATGATGGACCTCCAGGAGAGGAACGAGAGGCTCTTCTACAAGCTCCTCATCGACAACGTCGAGGAGCTGCTCCCCGTCGTCTACACGCCCGTCGTCGGCGAGGCCTGCCAGAAGTACGGCAGCATCTACCGCCGCCCGCAGGGGCTCTACATCAGCCTCAAGGACAA GGGCAAGGTGCTCGAGGTGCTCAAGAACTGGCCTGAGAGGAGCATCCAGGTCATCGTCGTCACCGACGGCGAGCGCATTTTGGGGCTCGGAGATCTGGGTTGCCAG GGTATGGGGATTCCGGTTGGCAAACTGTCTCTGTACACCGCCCTCGGAGGAGTTCGCCCATCAGCT TGCCTGCCAATTACGATCGATGTTGGCACCAACAATGAGACATTGCTGAACGACGAGTACTACATCGGGCTCCGTCAACGGCGTGCTACCGGCGAG GAATACCATGAGCTTCTTCAAGAGTTCATGAATGCAGTGAAGCAGAACTACGGCGAGAAAGTCCTGGTCCAGTTTGAGGACTTTGCCAACCACAATGCATTCGATTTGCTCGCAAAGTACAGCAAGAGCCATCTCGTCTTCAACGATGATATTCAG GGCACAGCATCAGTGGTCCTCGCAGGCCTCTTGGCGGCCCTGAGGATGATCGGTGGAGGCCTTGTGGATCAGACTTACCTCTTCCTTGGTGCTGGAGAGGCTGGAACTGGCATTGCAGAACTCATTGCTCTTGAGATGTCGAAACAC ACTGAACTCCCGGTGGACGACTGCCGCAAGAAGATCTGGCTGGTGGACTCCAAG GGTCTGCTTGTCGAGTCTAGAAAAGAGTCTCTGCAGCACTTCAAGAAGCCGTTCGCTCATGAGCACGAAGAACTCAAGACCCTGCTGGAGGCCGTCCAGTCCATCAAGCCAACCGTGCTGATCGGAACCTCCGGCGTCGGGAAGACCTTCACCCAGGAAGTGATCGAGGCCATGGCCTCCTTCAACGAG AAACCCGTCATCTTCTCGCTGTCGAACCCGACGTCCCACTCGGAGTGCACGGCCGAGGAGGCCTACACCTGGAGCAAGGGCACGGCGGTGTTCGCGAGCGGCAGCCCGTTCGACCCCGTGGAGTACgaggggaagacgttcgtgcccggGCAGTCCAACAACGCCTACGTGTTCCCCGGCTTCGGCCTCGGCGTCGTCATCTCCGGCGCCATCCGCGTCCACGACGACATGCTCCTCGCCGCCT CGGAGGCGCTGGCGGAGGAGGCGACCCAGGAGAACTTCGACAAGGGGCTCATCTTCCCGCCCTTCACCAACATCCGCAAGATCTCGGCCAGCATCGCCGCCAAGGTGGCCGCCAAGGCCTACGACCTGGGCCTGGCCAGCCGGCTGCCGCGGCCCGACGACCTGGTCAAGTACGCCGAGAGCTGCATGTACACCCCGCTCTACCGCAGCTACAGGTGA